AGAGGACCAGGCAGACCAAATACCAAAGATGGAGAGCAAGGTGGTTCTGggaaaaaacaaacctgagaagaaagtaaagaagagaaaatggtggcagagacgccagaaAGTAGAGATGCAGGTGGCCCCACGggacctggtggaagaaccagagcaggtcatcctaaagGACCAGAGGAGGaaaccagtaaagaaggtgGTTCTGGTTTTTGAGATTGAGATGAAGAAgatagagaggcaggtggacccagtggaaaaaccagaccaggtcatgaagaaggtagagaggcaggtggccccactgaacctggtggaagaaccagagcaggtcatcctaaagGACCAGGGGAAGGAACAagtaaaaaatagggttcgttTAATAGAGAATAAGATGAAAAAgttagagaggcaggtggacccagtggaaaaaccagaccaggtcatgaagaaggtaGAAAGGCAGATGGCCCAGTTCAACCTGGTGGaggaaccagagcaggtcatcctaaaggaacaggtaaaaaatagggttcgtttcatagagaatgagatgaaggcagagaggcaggtggacccagtggaaaaaccagaccaggtcatgaagaaggaagagaggcaggtggacccagtgaaaaaaccagaccaggtcatgaagaagacagagaggcaggtggccctgctgaacctggtggaagaaccagagcaggtcatcctaaaggaacaggtaaaaaatagggttcgtttcatagagaatgagatgaaggcagagaggcaggtggacccagtggaaaaaccagaccaggtcatgaagaaggcagagaggcaggtggccctGCTGAActtggtggaagaaccagagcaggttatcctaaaggaacaggtaaaaaatagggtttgtttcatagagaatgagatgaagaaggcagagaggcaggtggactcagtggaaaaaccagaccaggtcatgaaaaaggcagagaggcaggtggacccagtggataaaccagaccaggtcatgaagaaggcagagaggcaggtggccctGCTGAActtggtggaagaaccagagcaggtcatcctaaaggaacaggtaaaaaatagggttcgtttcatagagaatgagatgaaGAAGGCAGacaggcaggtggacccagtggaaaaaccagaccaggtcatgaagaaggcagagaggcaggtggccaCGGTGGACACAGTGGAAAAACCAAAGCAGGTAGTAAAGAACCAGATTGATATAAAGAAGCCAAATTTAGAGGAGCAAATAATCCTCAAAAACCTGGAGAAGATGGAGAACAAAAGGCTGGAGAAGCAGGTGCCTCAGATGGACCAGATGACGAAGGTGGAAGAAGAGCAGCTACAGGACGACGTTCTTGTTCCCCCCCCATCGTTGAAGCCCAACCTGGAGAGTCTGGGAAAGAAAGTAGGAAGTAGAGATGCAGGACGGGGAGGATAAGAAGGGAAATGGGGTAAAGGGTGAAGAGATGGGGCAAGGAGTGGAGCAGAAGGCAGAACAAATACCAAAGATGGAGAAGCAGGGGGTTCTGggaaaaaacaaacctgagaagaaagtaaagaagagaaaatggtggcagagacgccagaaATTAGAGATGCAGGTGGCCCCACGggacctggtggaagaaccagagcaggtcgaCCTAAAGGACCAGAGGAGGaaaccagtaaagaaggtgGTTCTGGTTTTTGAGATTGAGATGAAGAAgttagagaggcaggtggacccagtggaaaaacaagaccaggtcatgaacaaggtagagaggcaggtggccccgctgaacctggttgaagaaccagagcaggtcatcctaaaggaacaggtaaaaaatagggttcgttTCATAGAGAATGAGATAAAGAGATGAAGAAggcgagaggcaggtggacccagtggaaaaaccagaccaggtcatgaagaaggtagagaggcaggtggacccagtggaaaaaacagaccaggtcatgaagaaggcagagaggcaggtggccctgctgaacctggtggaagaaccagagcaggtcatcctaaaggaacaggtaaaaaataggattcgtttcatagagaatgagatgaGGGCAgaaaggcaggtggacccagtggaaaaaccagaccaggtcatgaagaaggtagagaggcaggtggacccagtggaaaaaccagaccaggtcatgaagaagacagagaggcaggtggccctgctgaacctggtggaagaaccagagcaggtcatcctaaaggaacaggtaaaaaatagggatcgtttcatagagaatgagatgaagaaggcagagaggcaggtggacccagtggaaaaaccagacaaggtcatgaagaaggcagagaggcaggtggccccGGTGGACACAGTGGAAAAACCAAAGCAGGTAGTAAAGAACCAGATTGATATAAAGAAGCCAAATTTAGAGGAGCAAATGGTCCTCAAAATCCTGGAGAAGATGGAGAACAAAAGGCTGGAGAAGCAGGTGCTTCAGATGGACCAGATGACGAAGGTGGAAGAAGAGCAGCTGCAGGACGACGTTCTTGTTCCCCCCATCGTTGAAGCCCAACCTGGAGAGTCTGGGAAAGAAAGTAGAAAGTAGAGATGCAGGACGGGGAGGATGAGAAGGGAAATGGGGTAAAGGGTGAAGAGATGGGGCAAGGAGTGGAGCAGAAGGTTTTAGAGGACCAGGCAGACCAAATACCAAAGATGGAGAGCAAGGTGGTTCTGggaaaaaacaaacctgagaagaaagtaaagaagagaaaatggtggcagagacgccagaaAGTAGAGATGCAGGTGGCCCCACGggacctggtggaagaaccagagcaggtcgtCCTAAAGGACCAGAGGAGGaaaccagtaaagaaggtgGTTCTGGTTTTTGAGATTGAGatggcaggtggacccagtggaaaaaccagaccaggtcatgaagaaggtagagaggcaggtggccccgctgaacctggtggaagaaccagagcaggtcatccttAAGGACCAGGGGAAGGAACAagtaaaaaatagggttcgtttcatagagaatgagatgaaAAAGTTAGAGAGGCAGGTgaacccagtggaaaaaccagaccaggtcatgaagaaggtagagaggcagatggcccagttgaacctggtggaagaaccagagcaggtcatcctaaaggaacaggtaaaaaatagggtttgtttcatagagaatgagatgaaGGCAGAGAGGCaagtggacccagtggaaaaaccagaccaggtcatgaataaggtagagaggcaggtggacccagtgagtggaaaaaccagaccaggtcatgaagaaggcagagaggcaggtggccctgctgaacctggtggaagaaccagagcaggtcatcctaaaggaacaggtaaaaaatagggttcgtttcatagagaatgagatgaCGGCAGAGAGGCaagtggacccagtggaaaaaccagaccaggtcatgaagaaggtagagaggcaggttgacccagtggaaaaaccagaccaggtcatgaagaagacagagaggcaggtggccctgctgaacctggtggaagaacgagagcaggtcatcctaaaggaacaggtaaaaaatagggtttgtttcatagagaatgagatgaagacagagaggcaggtggacccagtggaaaaaccagaccaggtcatgaagaaggcaGAGAGACAGGTGGCCCCGGTGGACACAGTGGAAAAACCAAAGCAGGTAGTAAAGAACCAGATTGATATAAAGACGCCAAATTTAGAAGAGCAAATGGTCCTCAAAATCCTGGAGAAGATGGAGAACAAAAGACTGGAGAAGCAGGTGCTTCAGATGGACCAGATGACGAAGGTGGAAGAAGAGCAGCTGCAGGACGACGTTCTTGTTCCCCCCATCGTTGAAGCCCAACCTGGAGAGTCTGGGAAAGAAAGTAGAAAGTAGAGATGCAGGACGGGGAGGATGAGAAGGGAAATGGGGTAAAGGGTGAAGAGATGGGGCAAGGAGTGGAGCAGAAGGTTTTAGAGGACCAGGCAGACCAAATACCAAAGATGGAGAAGCAAGTGGTTCTGGGAAAAACAAACCTGAGAAGaaagtaaagaagagaaaatggtggcagagacgccagaaAGTAGAGATGCAGGTGGCCCCACGGGACCTgatggaagaaccagagcaggtcgtCCTAAAGGACCAGAGGAGGaaaccagtaaagaaggtgGTTCTGGTTTTTGAGATTGAGatggcaggtggacccagtggaaaaaacagaccaggtcatgaagaaggtagagaggcagttggacccagtggaaaaaccagaccaggtcatgaagaaggcagagaggcaggtggccctgctgaacctggtggaagaaccagagcaggtcatcctaaaggaacaggtaaaaaatagggttcgtttcatagagaatgagatgaaGGCAGAGAgacaggtggacccagtggaaaaaccagaccaggtcatgaagaaggcagagaggcaggtggccctGCTGAActtggtggaagaaccagagcaggtcatcctaaaggaacaggtaaaaaatagggttcgtttcatagagaatgagatgaaAAAGGCAGAGTgcaggcaggtggacccagtggaaaaaccagaccaggtcatgaagaaggcagagaggcaggtggccccGGTGGACACAGTGGAAAAACCAAAGCAGGTAGTAAAGAACCAGATTGATATAAAGAAGCCAAATTTAGAGGAGAAAATGGTCCTCAAAAACCTGGAGAAGATGGAGAACAAAAGGCTGGAGAAGCAGGTGCTTCAGATGGACCAGATGACGAAGGTGGAAGAAGAGCAGCTGCAGGACGACGTTCTTGTTCCCCCCATCGTTGAAGCCCAACCTGGAGAGTCTGAGAAAGAAAGTAGAAAGTAGAGATGCAGGACGGGGAGGATGAGAAGGGAAATGGGGTAAAGGGTGAAGAGATGGGGCAAGGAGTGGAGCAGAAGGTTTTAGAGGGCCAGGCAGACCAAATACCAAAGATGGAGAAGCAGGTGGTTCTGggaaaaaacaaacctgagaagaaagtaaagaagagaaaatggtggcaTAGACGCCAGAAAGTAGAGATGCAGGTGGCCCCACGggacctggtggaagaaccagagcaggtcgtCCTAAAGGACCAGAGGAGGaaaccagtaaagaaggtgGTTCTGGTTTTTGAGATTGAGATGAAGAAgatagagaggcaggtggacccagtggaaaaaccagaccaggtcatgaagaaggtagagaggcaggtggccccgctgaacctggttgaagaaccagagcaggtcatcctaaaggaacaggtaaaaaatagggttcgttTCATAGAGAATGAGATAAAGAGATGAAGAAggcgagaggcaggtggacccagtggaaaaaccagaccaggtcatgaagaaggtagagaggcaggtggacccagtggaaaaaacagaccaggtcatgaagaaggcagagaggcaggtggccctgctgaacctggtggaagaaccagagcaggtcatcctaaaggaacaggtaaaaaataggattcgtttcatagagaatgagatgaGGGCAgaaaggcaggtggacccagtggaaaaaccagaccaggtcatgaagaaggtagagaggcaggtggacccagtggaaaaaccagaccaggtcatgaagaagacagagaggcaggtggccctgctgaacctggtggaagaaccagagcaggtcatcctaaaggaacaggtaaaaaatagggatcgtttcatagagaatgagatgaagaaggcagagaggcaggtggacccagtggaaaaaccagacaaggtcatgaagaaggcagagaggcaggtggccccGGTGGACACAGTGGAAAAACCAAAGCAGGTAGTAAAGAACCAGATTGATATAAAGAAGCCAAATTTAGAGGAGCAAATGGTCCTCAAAATCCTGGAGAAGATGGAGAACAAAAGGCTGGAGAAGCAGGTGCTTCAGATGGACCAGATGACGAAGGTGGAAGAAGAGCAGCTGCAGGACGACGTTCTTGTTCCCCCCATCGTTGAAGCCCAACCTGGAGAGTCTGGGAAAGAAAGTAGAAAGTAGAGATGCAGGACGGGGAGGATGAGAAGGGAAATGGGGTAAAGGGTGAAGAGATGGGGCAAGGAGTGGAGCAGAAGGTTTTAGAGGACCAGGCAGACCAAATACCAAAGATGGAGAGCAAGGTGGTTCTGggaaaaaacaaacctgagaagaaagtaaagaagagaaaatggtggcagagacgccagaaAGTAGAGATGCAGGTGGCCCCACGggacctggtggaagaaccagagcaggtcatcctaaagGACCAGAGGAGGaaaccagtaaagaaggtgGTTCTGGTTTTTGAGATTGAGATGAAGAAgatagagaggcaggtggacccagtggaaaaaccagaccaggtcatgaagaaggtagagaggcaggtggccccactgaacctggtggaagaaccagagcaggtcatcctaaagGACCAGGGGAAGGAACAagtaaaaaatagggttcgttTAATAGAGAATAAGATGAAAAAgttagagaggcaggtggacccagtggaaaaaccagaccaggtcatgaagaaggtaGAAAGGCAGATGGCCCAGTTCAACCTGGTGGaggaaccagagcaggtcatcctaaaggaacaggtaaaaaatagggttcgtttcatagagaatgagatgaaggcagagaggcaggtggacccagtggaaaaaccagaccaggtcatgaagaaggaagagaggcaggtggacccagtgaaaaaaccagaccaggtcatgaagaagacagagaggcaggtggccctgctgaacctggtggaagaaccagagcaggtcatcctaaaggaacaggtaaaaaatagggttcgtttcatagagaatgagatgaaggcagagaggcaggtggacccagtggaaaaaccagaccaggtcatgaagaaggcagagaggcaggtggccctGCTGAActtggtggaagaaccagagcaggttatcctaaaggaacaggtaaaaaatagggtttgtttcatagagaatgagatgaagaaggcagagaggcaggtggactcagtggaaaaaccagaccaggtcatgaaaaaggcagagaggcaggtggacccagtggataaaccagaccaggtcatgaagaaggcagagaggcaggtggccctGCTGAActtggtggaagaaccagagcaggtcatcctaaaggaacaggtaaaaaatagggttcgtttcatagagaatgagatgaaGAAGGCAGacaggcaggtggacccagtggaaaaaccagaccaggtcatgaagaaggcagagaggcaggtggccaCGGTGGACACAGTGGAAAAACCAAAGCAGGTAGTAAAGAACCAGATTGATATAAAGAAGCCAAATTTAGAGGAGCAAATAATCCTCAAAAACCTGGAGAAGATGGAGAACAAAAGGCTGGAGAAGCAGGTGCCTCAGATGGACCAGATGACGAAGGTGGAAGAAGAGCAGCTACAGGACGACGTTCTTGTTCCCCCCCCATCGTTGAAGCCCAACCTGGAGAGTCTGGGAAAGAAAGTAGGAAGTAGAGATGCAGGACGGGGAGGATAAGAAGGGAAATGGGGTAAAGGGTGAAGAGATGGGGCAAGGAGTGGAGCAGAAGGCAGAACAAATACCAAAGATGGAGAAGCAGGGGGTTCTGggaaaaaacaaacctgagaagaaagtaaagaagagaaaatggtggcagagacgccagaaATTAGAGATGCAGGTGGCCCCACGggacctggtggaagaaccagagcaggtcgaCCTAAAGGACCAGAGGAGGaaaccagtaaagaaggtgGTTCTGGTTTTTGAGATTGAGATGAAGAAgttagagaggcaggtggacccagtggaaaaacaagaccaggtcatgaacaaggtagagaggcaggtggccccgctgaacctggttgaagaaccagagcaggtcatcctaaaggaacaggtaaaaaatagggttcgttTCATAGAGAATGAGATAAAGAGATGAAGAAggcgagaggcaggtggacccagtggaaaaaccagaccaggtcatgaagaaggtagagaggcaggtggacccagtggaaaaaacagaccaggtcatgaagaaggcagagaggcaggtggccctgctgaacctggtggaagaaccagagcaggtcatcctaaaggaacaggtaaaaaataggattcgtttcatagagaatgagatgaGGGCAgaaaggcaggtggacccagtggaaaaaccagaccaggtcatgaagaaggtagagaggcaggtggacccagtggaaaaaccagaccaggtcatgaagaagacagagaggcaggtggccctgctgaacctggtggaagaaccagagcaggtc
The nucleotide sequence above comes from Trichomycterus rosablanca isolate fTriRos1 chromosome 8, fTriRos1.hap1, whole genome shotgun sequence. Encoded proteins:
- the LOC134319465 gene encoding titin-like isoform X3, whose translation is MQDGEDEKGNGVKGEEMGQGVEQKVLEDQADQIPKMESKVVLGKNKPEKKVKKRKWWQRRQKVEMQVAPRDLVEEPEQVILKDQRRKPVKKVVLVFEIEMKKIERQVDPVEKPDQVMKKVERQVAPLNLVEEPEQVILKDQGKEQVKNRVRLIENKMKKLERQVDPVEKPDQVMKKVERQMAQFNLVEEPEQVILKEQVKNRVRFIENEMKAERQVDPVEKPDQVMKKEERQVDPVKKPDQVMKKTERQVALLNLVEEPEQVILKEQVKNRVRFIENEMKAERQVDPVEKPDQVMKKAERQVALLNLVEEPEQVILKEQVKNRVCFIENEMKKAERQVDSVEKPDQVMKKAERQVDPVDKPDQVMKKAERQVALLNLVEEPEQVILKEQVKNRVRFIENEMKKADRQVDPVEKPDQVMKKAERQVDPVEKTDQVMKKAERQVALLNLVEEPEQVILKEQVKNRIRFIENEMRAERQVDPVEKPDQVMKKVERQVDPVEKPDQVMKKTERQVALLNLVEEPEQVILKEQVKNRDRFIENEMKKAERQVDPVEKPDKVMKKAERQVDPVEKTDQVMKKVERQLDPVEKPDQVMKKAERQVDPVEKPDQVMKKAERQVALLNLVEEPEQVILKEQVKNRVRFIENEMKKAECRQVDPVEKPDQVMKKAERQVDPVEKTDQVMKKAERQVALLNLVEEPEQVILKEQVKNRIRFIENEMRAERQVDPVEKPDQVMKKVERQVDPVEKPDQVMKKTERQVALLNLVEEPEQVILKEQVKNRDRFIENEMKKAERQVDPVEKPDQVMKKVERQVDPVEKTDQVMKKAERQVALLNLVEEPEQVILKEQVKNRIRFIENEMRAERQVDPVEKPDQVMKKVERQVDPVEKPDQVMKKTERQVALLNLVEEPEQVILKEQVKNRDRFIENEMKKAERQVDPVEKPDKVMKKAERQVDPVEKTDQVMKKVERQLDPVEKPDQVMKKAERQVDPVEKPDQVMKKAERQVALLNLVEEPEQVILKEQVKNRVRFIENEMKKAECRQVDPVEKPDQVMKKAERQVDPVEKTDQVMKKAERQVALLNLVEEPEQVILKEQVKNRIRFIENEMRAERQVDPVEKPDQVMKKVERQVDPVEKPDQVMKKTERQVALLNLVEEPEQVILKEQVKNRDRFIENEMKKAERQVDPVEKPDKVMKKAERQVAPVDTVEKPKQVVKNQIDIKKPNLEEQMVLKILEKMENKRLEKQVLQMDQMTKVEEEQLQDDVLVPPIVEAQPGESGKESRK